The bacterium genome window below encodes:
- the recG gene encoding ATP-dependent DNA helicase RecG, with product MNFNLETTLSDTNTITPYYLKKFQKLGINTIEDLILYFPRRYNDFTNLMPIANVSAGQVATIQGKILKIKSISIFRRHINITEAIVEDDSGSIKAIWFNQPYLAKLLEEGTSVSLSGKIEHYKKGVQISNPMYEKMEVLGDLTHTGRFVPVYSETAGLTSRYIRNLIKKFLPLGKMIPDILPPSIIKQYKFPSYFEAVGEIHFPESKQSLERARHRLAFEELFILQLASIRQKKIWQKQKANPIIFDKELIQKFVKSLPFKLTNGQRLAAWEILQDLEKSYPMNRLLLGDVGSGKTAVAFIAALETAAKGFQAAFMAPTEILASQHFTSAIKTFKAKNLTIGLFTGSMAKLYSANVGAPQEITKSAMLGKIANGQVEVLIGTHSLIQKEVKFKNLGLVIIDEQHRFGVRQRGQFLFNVKKHSKEEADGFIKFDKTPALAPHIMSMSATPIPRTLALAFYGTMDISRIDEMPLGRKKIITKIVSPENRAKAYDFIRRQIQKGHQAFIVCPRVEGSETNPLRSQSEASETRAATKEFKRLAEKEFKGLTLGLLHGRLKGEIKEKAIRDFAEGKIKILVSTSVVEVGVDVPNATVMMIEGAEHFGLAELHQFRGRVGRGIAESYCFLFTDSASEETLERLSVMEKSSDGFKLAIEDLRHRGPGEFLGIGQIQSGFPMLKVASLFDEKMLKNAHAEAEKILNSDFELKNYSLISQKLEEYKGRAVEK from the coding sequence ATGAATTTTAATTTAGAGACAACTCTTTCCGATACTAATACCATTACTCCTTATTATCTTAAAAAATTCCAGAAACTTGGGATCAATACCATCGAAGATTTGATATTGTATTTTCCCCGGCGCTATAATGATTTTACCAATTTGATGCCGATTGCCAATGTATCAGCCGGCCAAGTGGCGACCATACAGGGAAAAATTTTGAAGATCAAAAGTATTTCGATCTTCCGCCGGCATATCAATATTACGGAAGCGATCGTCGAAGATGATTCAGGCAGTATCAAGGCAATTTGGTTCAACCAGCCATATTTGGCCAAACTTTTGGAAGAGGGCACGAGTGTCAGTTTGAGCGGCAAGATCGAGCACTACAAAAAAGGCGTTCAAATTTCTAATCCAATGTATGAGAAAATGGAGGTTTTGGGCGATCTGACGCATACGGGGCGCTTCGTGCCGGTTTATTCCGAAACCGCCGGCTTGACCTCGCGCTATATCAGAAATTTAATAAAAAAATTCTTGCCGCTCGGCAAGATGATCCCCGATATATTGCCTCCGTCCATTATTAAACAATATAAATTTCCTTCTTATTTTGAAGCGGTAGGCGAAATTCATTTTCCGGAAAGCAAACAAAGTCTGGAACGCGCCAGGCATCGCTTGGCATTTGAGGAGCTTTTTATTCTTCAACTCGCGTCTATCCGGCAAAAAAAGATTTGGCAAAAACAAAAAGCCAATCCGATCATTTTTGACAAAGAACTGATCCAAAAGTTCGTTAAAAGCCTGCCATTCAAATTGACGAACGGACAGCGGTTGGCGGCCTGGGAAATTTTGCAGGATCTGGAAAAAAGTTATCCGATGAATCGCTTGCTGCTGGGAGATGTGGGAAGCGGGAAAACCGCGGTGGCTTTTATCGCCGCTCTTGAAACTGCCGCCAAAGGGTTTCAGGCGGCGTTTATGGCTCCGACAGAAATTTTGGCTTCGCAGCATTTTACCAGCGCGATAAAAACTTTTAAAGCTAAAAATTTAACTATCGGATTGTTTACGGGTTCGATGGCCAAACTTTATAGCGCGAATGTGGGAGCTCCGCAAGAGATCACAAAAAGCGCGATGTTGGGAAAGATCGCCAATGGGCAGGTGGAAGTTTTGATCGGAACGCACTCGCTTATTCAGAAAGAAGTGAAATTTAAAAATCTCGGTTTGGTTATAATCGATGAACAGCATCGGTTTGGAGTGCGCCAGCGCGGGCAGTTTTTGTTCAATGTTAAAAAACATTCGAAAGAGGAGGCGGATGGTTTTATAAAATTTGATAAAACACCGGCGCTGGCGCCTCATATTATGTCGATGAGCGCGACGCCGATCCCGAGAACCTTGGCCCTGGCTTTTTATGGCACGATGGATATTTCACGCATCGATGAAATGCCGCTCGGCCGCAAAAAAATAATCACCAAAATCGTTTCGCCGGAGAATAGAGCGAAAGCTTATGATTTTATCAGGCGTCAGATCCAAAAAGGGCATCAAGCATTTATTGTTTGCCCTCGTGTTGAGGGGTCGGAGACGAACCCGCTTCGATCGCAAAGCGAGGCGAGCGAGACTCGCGCTGCCACCAAGGAATTCAAGCGATTGGCGGAAAAAGAATTTAAAGGCTTAACCCTGGGATTGCTTCACGGAAGGCTTAAAGGCGAGATAAAAGAAAAAGCGATAAGGGATTTTGCCGAGGGTAAGATAAAAATTCTCGTGTCAACTTCGGTGGTGGAGGTAGGCGTTGATGTGCCGAATGCCACAGTGATGATGATCGAAGGCGCCGAACATTTTGGTTTGGCTGAGCTTCATCAATTCAGGGGAAGGGTAGGAAGAGGAATCGCGGAAAGTTATTGTTTCCTTTTTACCGATTCTGCCAGCGAGGAAACCCTTGAACGGTTAAGTGTGATGGAAAAAAGCTCTGATGGTTTTAAGCTTGCGATTGAGGATCTGCGCCACCGCGGTCCGGGAGAATTTTTGGGCATCGGCCAAATTCAATCCGGTTTTCCCATGCTGAAAGTGGCCAGTTTATTTGATGAAAAAATGCTTAAAAATGCGCATGCAGAGGCAGAGAAAATTTTAAACAGCGATTTTGAATTGAAAAATTATTCTTTGATCAGTCAAAAGCTGGAAGAATACAAAGGCAGGGCGGTGGAAAAATGA
- a CDS encoding sulfite exporter TauE/SafE family protein, whose product MIKIIVPIKGMHCRSCELLIEENLKDIPGVKKIEANYKTGKAEVYFNKKEGAGAKEFVDRISEDIRQTVKDTGYEIGYKNKLEWLSRDKNDYIYLSYGFLILFVLYFAAKSFGLFSLDVNTENASLLVVLMVGLVAGISTCMALVGGLVLSISARHAEAHPEISAKQKFTPHLYFNLGRILGFGFLGGVLALLGSVVQPSAGTLGLMTIIIGGVMIFLGLKLIEIFPALKERSISLPKGISKFLGINKEQKEYSHKGSFITGALTFFLPCGFTQVMQLYAVSSGSFVDGALIMSLFALGTAPGLLGIGGLASIFKGKNARIFFAATGLAVIILGWVNITNGSQLVFQGKAPGADAGVVVSSDVQEVRMTQSSSGYSPNIFTVEKGKKVKWIITSTNQFSCASSLVMPKYGISKGLVKGENIIEFVPTETGEISFSCSMGMYRGKFIVVEAGTNIAVQSAAGTIDTSNSGGGGGGCGGGARKPIDSTTTSAVNNNNEQLIKAEYTLTKDISPNRFEVKRGAPVRFEIDVKESGRGCMSSLMVSGLYNSAQYLQGGTKMVLSFTPQTAGDYNITCAMGVPRGVIKVIN is encoded by the coding sequence ATGATTAAAATCATTGTGCCAATAAAAGGAATGCATTGCCGGAGTTGTGAATTATTGATAGAAGAAAACTTGAAAGATATTCCCGGCGTAAAAAAGATAGAGGCTAATTATAAAACGGGAAAAGCCGAAGTATATTTCAATAAAAAAGAGGGAGCGGGAGCAAAAGAATTCGTCGACCGGATCAGCGAAGATATCCGGCAGACCGTCAAAGATACGGGCTATGAGATTGGGTATAAAAATAAGCTGGAGTGGCTGTCCCGGGATAAAAATGATTATATTTATTTATCATACGGATTTTTGATATTATTTGTTTTATATTTTGCCGCTAAATCATTCGGTTTGTTCAGTCTCGATGTTAACACGGAAAACGCTAGCCTTCTGGTAGTGCTGATGGTGGGCTTGGTCGCCGGCATTTCCACCTGCATGGCTTTGGTTGGCGGATTGGTTTTAAGCATTTCGGCGCGCCATGCCGAAGCGCATCCGGAAATTTCCGCCAAACAAAAATTTACGCCGCATTTATATTTTAATCTGGGGCGAATTCTGGGTTTCGGTTTTTTGGGCGGAGTGCTTGCTTTACTCGGCTCGGTAGTCCAGCCGTCAGCCGGCACTTTGGGATTAATGACGATAATTATCGGCGGGGTGATGATATTCTTGGGCTTAAAATTGATAGAAATTTTTCCGGCTTTGAAAGAAAGATCGATCTCGCTCCCCAAGGGAATTTCAAAGTTTTTGGGAATCAATAAAGAGCAAAAAGAATATAGCCACAAGGGATCATTTATCACCGGCGCTTTGACTTTTTTTCTGCCTTGCGGTTTTACGCAAGTGATGCAGCTTTACGCGGTTTCAAGCGGGAGTTTTGTCGACGGCGCTCTGATCATGTCGCTGTTCGCTTTGGGGACTGCTCCGGGGTTGTTGGGAATCGGCGGCTTGGCCTCGATTTTTAAAGGTAAGAATGCGAGAATATTTTTTGCCGCTACCGGCCTCGCGGTTATCATATTGGGCTGGGTGAATATTACGAATGGCAGCCAGTTGGTATTTCAGGGAAAGGCGCCAGGTGCTGATGCGGGAGTTGTTGTTTCGTCCGATGTTCAGGAAGTAAGAATGACTCAAAGCAGTTCAGGATATTCGCCGAATATTTTTACGGTGGAAAAAGGAAAAAAAGTTAAATGGATAATTACTTCCACGAATCAATTTTCTTGCGCCAGTTCTTTGGTGATGCCCAAATACGGAATAAGCAAGGGTCTTGTAAAAGGCGAAAATATCATTGAATTCGTGCCGACGGAAACCGGCGAAATTTCTTTTTCCTGTTCAATGGGAATGTATAGGGGAAAATTTATTGTGGTCGAGGCAGGTACGAATATTGCCGTTCAAAGCGCGGCGGGAACGATTGATACGAGCAATTCTGGCGGCGGTGGCGGAGGCTGTGGAGGCGGCGCTAGAAAACCTATTGATTCGACAACTACTTCTGCGGTGAATAATAACAATGAACAGCTGATAAAAGCGGAATATACTCTAACTAAAGATATTTCGCCGAACAGGTTCGAAGTTAAAAGGGGAGCGCCGGTTCGGTTTGAGATCGACGTGAAAGAGAGCGGCCGGGGTTGTATGAGTTCTTTAATGGTGTCGGGGTTGTATAATAGCGCTCAATATCTCCAAGGCGGCACGAAAATGGTTTTGAGTTTTACGCCGCAAACTGCGGGAGATTATAATATTACCTGTGCCATGGGCGTGCCCAGAGGAGTAATTAAAGTAATCAATTAA
- a CDS encoding heavy metal translocating P-type ATPase, which produces MEKTIKVQIEGMHCGSCEKIIEMELLDLRGVISAKIDSTAKIGEVAVEEGKVSEEMIVNAIVRAGYKATVVRDPAADSGKVIDGEKGSIVIEKKTVGKDSPIKIKLESSVVADGEFSQADGNPKFKGRINHLKRGEFEIPEGRKDVEKTIQDIFNASKINQILGAFSGDASDNAGAPSSVFKAKGNIKENVAIAGKTGDEQTSLVVGGMHCASCANIIERSLQKVPGVKEANVNFAAEKARVIFDSSKTNASALIAAVNAAGYKASLSDNSNPEEERKRKEQENLDYRNRFFSALILSLPMLYFMLFDFFSFLPGREVLMPYIGIVSLFLTIPVQFVIGAGFYRGMWSSLRMKTFNMDSLIAIGTSTAFFYSLWQFWNYASANNSWIGINGEKIPELYFETAAFLITFVILGKWLETKAKGRTSEAIRKLMGLQSKTARVMRGAQAVDIPIEQVVKGDIVVVRPGEKIPVDGVLTKGSSSIDESMITGESIPVEKNIGDKIIGATINKHGSFEFEATKVGNETALAQIIRLIEDAQGSKAPIQAMADKISAWFVPTVLVLAALTFIGWFFFLSASLSFSLMAFTSVIVIACPCALGLATPTAIMVGVGKGAEHGVLIKGGEPLEAANKIQAIVFDKTGTLTNGKPEVTDIVSLGAMDEDEIISIAGGLEKLSEHPLAEAIIKYAEEEAIDLPEVANFKAIPGHGVEGVAGGKKYFLGNRRSITENLGLGLERAERKVQRLEEAGKTVMLLADEKQILGLVAVADTLKSSSLEAVQRLQKRGIEVYMITGDNRRTAEAIARQVGITNVLAEVLPEDKANEVKKLQEKSLKVAMVGDGINDAPALAQADLGIAMGGGTDVAMETGGIVIIRNDLRDVLTAFDLSRETMAKIKQNMFFALFYNVIGIPIAARVFVDLGLVLRPELAGLAMAFSSISVVSNSLLLKYFKPNQKNYISILAPYILIIIFTLMFIEFGRISSNMSSQ; this is translated from the coding sequence ATGGAAAAAACTATAAAAGTACAGATCGAAGGAATGCATTGCGGAAGTTGCGAAAAGATCATTGAAATGGAGTTATTGGATCTTCGTGGAGTAATATCCGCCAAGATCGATTCTACCGCGAAAATCGGAGAGGTGGCAGTGGAAGAAGGAAAAGTAAGCGAGGAAATGATCGTTAATGCGATCGTTCGCGCCGGATATAAAGCAACAGTGGTTCGCGATCCGGCCGCTGACAGCGGAAAAGTTATTGATGGCGAAAAAGGAAGCATTGTTATCGAGAAAAAAACTGTTGGCAAAGATTCTCCGATAAAGATCAAACTGGAGTCTTCTGTTGTTGCCGATGGGGAGTTTTCGCAAGCTGACGGCAATCCGAAGTTTAAAGGCAGAATAAATCATCTTAAAAGAGGGGAATTTGAAATACCGGAAGGGCGGAAGGATGTCGAGAAAACAATTCAGGACATATTCAATGCTTCAAAGATTAATCAGATATTGGGAGCTTTTTCCGGCGACGCTTCCGATAATGCCGGCGCGCCTTCTTCTGTGTTTAAGGCCAAGGGAAATATTAAAGAAAATGTCGCGATTGCCGGGAAAACTGGAGATGAGCAGACCAGCCTTGTCGTTGGCGGCATGCATTGCGCGAGCTGCGCCAATATCATTGAAAGAAGTTTGCAAAAAGTGCCGGGAGTGAAAGAAGCGAATGTGAACTTTGCCGCTGAAAAAGCCAGAGTTATTTTTGACAGTTCCAAAACGAATGCCAGCGCCCTGATAGCGGCGGTCAATGCGGCCGGATATAAAGCGTCTCTTTCTGACAACTCCAATCCTGAAGAAGAGAGAAAAAGAAAAGAGCAGGAAAATCTTGATTATAGGAATAGATTTTTTTCCGCTTTGATCTTGAGTTTGCCGATGCTGTATTTTATGCTATTTGACTTTTTTAGTTTTTTGCCCGGGCGGGAAGTGTTGATGCCTTACATCGGCATTGTCTCGCTTTTTCTGACCATACCGGTTCAGTTCGTGATCGGCGCCGGATTTTACCGCGGTATGTGGAGCAGCCTTAGGATGAAAACTTTCAATATGGACAGTTTGATCGCTATCGGCACGAGCACGGCTTTCTTTTATAGTTTGTGGCAATTCTGGAATTACGCGAGCGCTAATAATTCGTGGATCGGGATAAACGGCGAAAAAATCCCTGAATTATATTTTGAAACAGCCGCATTCCTTATTACGTTTGTGATCTTGGGAAAATGGCTGGAGACAAAAGCCAAAGGCAGGACTTCCGAAGCGATAAGAAAATTGATGGGTTTGCAGTCCAAGACGGCGCGGGTAATGCGCGGCGCACAAGCGGTTGATATACCGATCGAGCAAGTGGTCAAGGGCGATATCGTGGTGGTTCGCCCGGGCGAAAAAATTCCGGTGGACGGGGTTCTGACCAAAGGAAGCTCGTCAATAGACGAATCGATGATCACCGGCGAGAGCATTCCGGTGGAAAAAAATATCGGCGATAAAATAATCGGCGCGACGATAAACAAGCACGGCAGTTTTGAATTTGAAGCCACTAAGGTCGGCAATGAAACCGCCTTGGCGCAGATCATTCGCTTGATCGAAGACGCGCAAGGGTCAAAAGCGCCGATCCAAGCCATGGCGGACAAAATATCCGCTTGGTTCGTGCCGACGGTTTTGGTGCTCGCGGCGTTGACTTTTATCGGTTGGTTTTTCTTTTTGAGCGCCAGTTTGTCTTTCAGCTTGATGGCTTTTACTTCGGTAATTGTTATTGCTTGTCCGTGCGCTTTGGGATTGGCTACACCGACAGCGATCATGGTGGGAGTGGGCAAAGGCGCGGAGCACGGGGTTTTGATCAAGGGCGGCGAACCTTTGGAAGCGGCCAATAAAATTCAGGCTATTGTGTTCGATAAAACCGGAACATTGACCAACGGAAAACCGGAAGTGACGGATATTGTGAGCCTTGGCGCGATGGACGAGGACGAAATTATTTCTATTGCCGGGGGATTGGAAAAATTGTCCGAACATCCTTTGGCTGAAGCGATCATAAAATACGCCGAGGAAGAAGCGATTGACTTGCCGGAAGTCGCAAATTTCAAAGCTATTCCCGGGCACGGAGTCGAAGGAGTTGCTGGCGGAAAGAAATATTTTTTGGGCAATCGGAGATCGATCACTGAAAATTTGGGATTAGGCCTGGAAAGAGCCGAGAGAAAAGTGCAAAGGCTTGAAGAAGCGGGAAAAACAGTTATGCTTCTTGCGGATGAAAAACAAATTTTGGGCCTGGTGGCGGTGGCGGATACTTTGAAATCAAGCTCTCTTGAAGCGGTGCAAAGATTGCAAAAAAGAGGCATTGAGGTTTATATGATCACCGGCGATAATCGGCGGACTGCGGAGGCGATCGCCAGGCAAGTCGGCATTACCAATGTTTTAGCGGAAGTTTTGCCCGAGGACAAAGCCAATGAAGTGAAAAAACTACAGGAAAAAAGTTTGAAAGTGGCGATGGTGGGTGATGGCATCAATGACGCGCCGGCTTTGGCGCAGGCGGATTTGGGGATTGCCATGGGCGGCGGCACGGATGTGGCGATGGAAACCGGCGGAATCGTGATCATCAGGAATGATCTGCGTGATGTGCTGACGGCTTTTGACCTAAGCCGCGAAACAATGGCGAAGATCAAACAAAATATGTTTTTCGCGCTTTTCTATAACGTGATCGGCATACCGATCGCGGCCAGGGTTTTTGTTGATCTCGGATTGGTGTTGAGGCCGGAATTGGCGGGTCTGGCAATGGCTTTCAGTTCTATTTCCGTGGTGTCCAATTCGTTGTTGCTCAAATACTTCAAACCCAATCAGAAAAATTACATATCAATACTCGCGCCGTATATTTTGATCATCATATTCACTCTGATGTTCATTGAATTTGGCAGGATCAGTTCAAATATGTCCAGTCAATAA
- a CDS encoding BlaI/MecI/CopY family transcriptional regulator, whose product MAINSIKILSDSESEIMEIVWCNGQTCVRDVLKELKKKKKIAYTTVMTVMSRLYEKGVLVRKMNKSGAFVYEPVNDKKTFIEKKSEKIIKGFLKEYGDVAVAQFLDVIETSSAPKSEEWKNKLKKLIK is encoded by the coding sequence ATGGCGATAAACAGCATTAAAATATTAAGCGATTCGGAATCGGAAATAATGGAGATAGTCTGGTGCAATGGACAGACTTGCGTCAGGGATGTTTTGAAAGAATTGAAAAAGAAAAAGAAGATCGCTTACACTACGGTCATGACCGTGATGTCGCGCCTGTACGAAAAAGGCGTTCTGGTCCGAAAGATGAATAAAAGCGGGGCTTTTGTCTATGAACCGGTAAACGATAAAAAAACTTTTATTGAGAAAAAATCGGAGAAAATAATCAAAGGTTTTCTAAAAGAATACGGCGATGTGGCGGTGGCGCAATTTTTGGATGTTATAGAAACATCAAGCGCGCCGAAATCAGAGGAGTGGAAGAATAAACTAAAAAAATTAATAAAGTAA
- the tsaD gene encoding tRNA (adenosine(37)-N6)-threonylcarbamoyltransferase complex transferase subunit TsaD, translating into MIILGIESTCDETGVAVLKIIEKKDGQTNIKVLANVISSQIAKHKKFGGVVPQLAAKLHQKNIILVLEKALKLAKITASKDLDKIDLISVAKGPGLIPALLVGVSAAKTLAWGLKKPLVGVNHMEGHIVSSLLETNEKRKTKNEKLFELPALALLVSGGHTQLVLIKDWLKYEILGETRDDAAGEAFDKVAKMLGLGYPGGAKIEELAEKGNFKAFDFPRPMAKSRNYDFSFSGLKTSVKYTLESLDLKLKVLPSIRNTYISDIAASFQAAVIDVLADKTIRAAEEYKIKTLIIGGGVSINQALRRELKKSLKEKLPTVKFLAPEKEYSNDNAAMIALAGYFRFKAGEAGNWKSVQADAKLKLG; encoded by the coding sequence ATGATTATTCTTGGCATTGAATCTACTTGCGATGAAACTGGCGTGGCGGTTCTAAAGATCATTGAAAAGAAAGACGGGCAAACGAATATCAAAGTTTTGGCCAATGTTATTTCCTCGCAGATCGCCAAACATAAAAAATTCGGCGGAGTAGTGCCTCAGCTGGCGGCTAAATTGCACCAGAAAAACATTATTTTAGTTTTGGAAAAAGCTCTGAAGCTCGCAAAAATTACGGCATCAAAAGATTTAGATAAAATTGATCTGATCTCGGTGGCGAAAGGTCCGGGATTGATTCCGGCGCTTTTGGTGGGAGTGAGCGCGGCAAAAACTTTGGCTTGGGGCTTGAAAAAACCGCTTGTCGGGGTTAATCATATGGAAGGGCATATCGTTTCAAGCTTGCTTGAAACGAACGAAAAACGAAAAACGAAAAACGAAAAATTGTTTGAATTACCTGCATTGGCGCTTTTGGTCAGCGGAGGGCACACGCAATTGGTATTAATTAAAGATTGGTTAAAGTATGAAATATTGGGTGAAACTCGCGACGATGCGGCAGGGGAAGCTTTTGATAAGGTGGCAAAAATGCTGGGTTTGGGTTATCCCGGAGGCGCGAAAATAGAAGAATTGGCGGAAAAAGGAAATTTTAAGGCTTTTGATTTTCCCCGCCCGATGGCAAAAAGCCGCAATTACGATTTTAGTTTTTCCGGCCTTAAAACCTCGGTTAAGTATACCCTAGAGTCTCTCGATTTAAAATTAAAAGTTTTGCCAAGCATTCGGAATACTTACATTTCCGATATTGCCGCGTCTTTTCAAGCCGCAGTAATAGATGTTTTGGCGGATAAGACTATCAGGGCGGCCGAAGAATACAAAATTAAAACTTTGATCATCGGCGGAGGAGTTTCCATCAATCAAGCGCTGCGCCGAGAGTTAAAAAAATCCTTAAAGGAAAAATTGCCAACAGTGAAATTTTTAGCTCCGGAAAAAGAATATAGCAATGATAACGCAGCGATGATCGCCTTAGCGGGATATTTCAGGTTTAAAGCGGGCGAGGCGGGAAATTGGAAAAGCGTACAAGCGGATGCGAAGCTTAAATTAGGTTAA
- a CDS encoding M56 family metallopeptidase, with translation MSNIFALKTNRAFYQTILMVIIAVIAMFFLSFKTYQLSGLYINVLMHKIINACGCADMAQFLSMHPVIFGTVIFFGIGIGIFILYSLYKLVKLISQTKKYIAYYLSFAGAEHSVKLKAAIKALDLDGARIIEINNPESAVFCFGFWHPKICISRALISMLDKDELEAVLIHEAQHMISYEPFKVFIIKYFHHIFFFLPGFKISAKKYFTFSELAADEKASGNSAERSCLASAILKISEQEENLRYMTGSSLSFFTPAIEERASRLSDETYIPKLKFLDKSLIIGSLGLAAASLMFIFVFSSSTKAFEMHKIASCVAPAGSEGDLACSLISQQKNGNTSSDIFNNLDNADFHENSTCRAD, from the coding sequence ATGAGCAATATTTTTGCCTTAAAAACAAATCGCGCGTTTTATCAAACCATTCTTATGGTTATTATTGCAGTTATAGCAATGTTTTTTTTGTCTTTTAAAACCTACCAATTATCCGGCTTGTATATAAATGTATTAATGCACAAAATAATTAACGCTTGCGGTTGCGCGGATATGGCGCAATTTTTATCGATGCATCCGGTTATTTTTGGGACAGTTATTTTTTTTGGGATCGGGATCGGAATTTTTATTTTATATTCTTTGTATAAATTAGTAAAATTGATTTCGCAGACAAAAAAATATATCGCGTATTATTTATCGTTTGCCGGCGCGGAACACTCGGTAAAATTAAAGGCGGCGATAAAAGCGCTGGATTTGGATGGAGCGAGGATTATTGAAATAAACAATCCTGAATCAGCGGTATTTTGCTTTGGTTTTTGGCATCCAAAAATTTGCATTTCGCGAGCTTTAATTAGCATGCTTGATAAGGATGAACTCGAAGCTGTGCTGATCCATGAAGCGCAGCATATGATTTCTTACGAGCCTTTTAAAGTATTTATTATCAAATATTTTCATCACATATTTTTTTTCCTTCCCGGTTTTAAAATTTCCGCGAAAAAATATTTCACTTTTTCGGAGCTGGCGGCGGACGAAAAGGCGAGCGGGAATTCGGCAGAGCGGTCTTGCTTGGCCAGCGCTATACTTAAAATTTCCGAACAGGAAGAAAATTTAAGATATATGACCGGTTCGTCTTTGTCCTTTTTCACTCCGGCGATCGAGGAAAGAGCCAGCCGATTAAGCGATGAAACTTATATCCCAAAACTTAAATTTCTGGATAAAAGCTTGATCATTGGTTCTTTGGGATTGGCGGCGGCCTCGCTTATGTTTATTTTTGTTTTTTCCAGCAGCACTAAAGCATTTGAAATGCATAAAATCGCGAGCTGTGTTGCGCCTGCCGGCTCGGAAGGCGATTTGGCTTGCAGTTTGATCAGCCAGCAAAAAAACGGCAACACGAGCAGCGATATTTTTAATAATCTGGACAATGCCGATTTTCACGAAAATTCTACGTGCAGAGCGGATTAA